The following are encoded in a window of Magnolia sinica isolate HGM2019 chromosome 11, MsV1, whole genome shotgun sequence genomic DNA:
- the LOC131219048 gene encoding peamaclein-like, translating into MSKLAITFVFLALFLSLSPLQATLDLSGFCAPKCQARCAKASVVDRCLKYCGICCVECKCVPSGTYGNKHECPCYRDKLSKKGKPKCP; encoded by the exons ATGAGTAAGCTAGCCATCACCTTTGTATTCTTAGCGCTCTTTCTGAGCCTCTCGCCTCTTCAAGCCACCCTGGATTTATCAG GGTTTTGCGCGCCCAAGTGCCAGGCAAGGTGCGCTAAAGCGAGCGTTGTGGACCGTTGCTTAAAGTACTGTGGAATCTGCTGCGTGGAATGCAAGTGTGTCCCATCAGGGACGTATGGCAATAAGCACGAGTGTCCTTGCTACAGAGACAAGCTCAGCAAGAAGGGAAAACCAAAATGCCCTTGA